Proteins co-encoded in one Setaria viridis chromosome 9, Setaria_viridis_v4.0, whole genome shotgun sequence genomic window:
- the LOC117841034 gene encoding rapid alkalinization factor 23, which yields MASSRQAVPLLLLLAAVAALVGSATAGAELTALHARMAAEWAWSAASSSDDDSCWGSPEECPVVHDVGAEGAEGAGAGAAARARMRLQQAYYYDVNTAATLLPTAQYISYGALMRDSVPCSIPGASYYNCQPGAEANPYTRGCSEITQCRG from the coding sequence ATGGCCTCGTCACGGCAGGCtgtgccgctgctgctcctcctcgcggccgtggcggcgctcGTGGGGTCCGCGACGGCAGGCGCAGAGCTGACGGCCCTCCACGCGCGCATGGCGGCGGAGTGGGCGTGgtcggcggcgtcgtcgtccgacGACGACTCGTGCTGGGGCTCCCCGGAGGAGTGCCCCGTCGTGCACGACGTGGGCGCCGAGGGCGccgagggcgccggcgccggcgccgcggcgagggcCCGGATGCGGCTGCAGCAGGCGTACTACTACGACGTGAACACGGCGGCCACCCTGCTGCCGACGGCGCAGTACATCAGCTACGGCGCGCTGATGCGGGACTCGGTGCCGTGCTCCATCCCCGGCGCGTCCTACTACAACTGCCAGCCGGGCGCCGAGGCCAACCCCTACACGCGCGGCTGCTCCGAGATCACCCAGTGCCGCGGCTAG
- the LOC117839979 gene encoding ATP-dependent Clp protease proteolytic subunit-related protein 3, chloroplastic has protein sequence MASTSTFLSMRIPTPSPAHAASSPSLPLPLLRQARGGAASSALVARAAPGAPSPLFNPRGDPFLSTLAAASPEDLVAAAGGERRGEDHLPFLEIFQNAKLMASPAQVERSSSSYSQHRPRRPPPDLPSLLLHGRIVYIGMPLVPAVTELVVAQLMYLEWMNSKEPVYIYINSTGTARDDGEPVGMESEGFAIYDAMMRMKAEIHTLCIGAAAGHACLVLAAGKKGKRYMFPHAKAMIQQPRIPSYGMMQASDVVIRAKEVVHNRNTLVKLLARHTGNPPEKIDKVMRGPFYMDSLKAKEFGVIDKILWRGQEKYMADTLSPDEWDKVAGVRRPDLM, from the exons atggcctccacgTCCACCTTCCTCTCGATGCGGATCCCCACCCCATCCCCTGCCCACGCCGCCTCTTCGCCTTCCCTCCCGCTTCCCCTGCTCCGGCaggcgcggggcggcgcggcgtcctcggctctggtggcacgggcggcgccgggagCTCCGTCGCCGCTTTTCAACCCCAGGGGAGACCCTTTCCTGTCCACCCTCGCGGCTGCATCACCGGAGGACCTAGTGGCCGCCGCTGGTggcgagcgccgcggcgaggacCACCTGCCGTTCCTCGAGATCTTCCAGAACGCCAAGCTCATGGCCTCGCCCGCGCAG GTGGAACGTTCTAGCAGTTCTTACAGTCAACACAGACCTAGAAGGCCTCCACCAGATTTGCCTTCATTGCTTCTTCATGGTCGAATTGTTTATATTGGAATGCCG TTGGTGCCAGCAGTGACTGAGCTTGTTGTTGCCCAGTTGATGTACCTTGAATGGATGAACAGTAAAGAACCTGTTTATATATACATCAACTCAACAGGAACAGCTCGTGATGATGGTGAACCG GTCGGGATGGAGAGTGAAGGTTTTGCCATCTACGATGCAATGATGCGTATGAAAGCTGAG ATCCACACACTCTGTATAGGAGCTGCAGCTGGTCATGCTTGTCTTGTGCTTGCAGCTGGAAAGAAAGGCAAACGCTATATGTTCCCTCATGCTAAAG CTATGATTCAACAACCTCGTATACCATCATATGGGATGATGCAAGCATCAGATGTTGTTATTCGAGCAAAGGAG GTCGTGCACAACAGGAACACATTGGTCAAGCTTTTAGCAAGGCATACGGGAAAT CCACCAGAGAAAATAGACAAGGTAATGAGAGGGCCATTTTACATGGACTCCTTGAAGGCAAAGGAGTTTGGAGTCATTGACAAG ATCCTTTGGCGCGGTCAGGAGAAGTACATGGCTGATACGCTCTCCCCAGATGAGTGGGACAAAGTTGCTGGAGTCAGACGCCCTGATCTAATGTGA